One Deinococcus humi genomic window carries:
- a CDS encoding WD40 repeat domain-containing protein yields MPLPRLLLLALSLIPVLAAPGPPFVQPNAALLGFQGAALVVQRREGYELLPEVVWLDARSGEVRRSVRLEGAARGGYPPTLSPDGAVLALQHGSGVSLWRLADGQPWPFPPDPAGSPAIHSVAFDAAGHHMAVGRSPGYAQLWDLHTGRRLRSFVGHAAPVSALGLAGGRLLSAARDGTVRVWDTATGAALATERVSGNSNGRAVGAAVLTPDGGTYAALTTDGEVWLGRVGKRGLTRLDVDNGRDLALNAAGDLLAVSGHSERGLAVVDLRTGQIRARLPNGSAFGRGQRVAWAPWGDLLAEQIGNGQGATSSDVQVRPLALPAKLVGTGGRP; encoded by the coding sequence ATGCCGCTGCCCAGACTGCTTCTGCTCGCGCTGTCGCTGATCCCCGTCCTGGCCGCCCCTGGGCCGCCCTTCGTGCAGCCGAACGCCGCCCTGCTGGGCTTTCAGGGCGCCGCCCTGGTGGTTCAGCGGAGGGAGGGGTACGAGTTGTTGCCCGAGGTGGTGTGGCTGGACGCGCGCAGCGGTGAGGTGCGCCGCTCGGTGAGGCTGGAGGGTGCGGCCCGGGGCGGGTACCCGCCCACCCTCAGCCCGGACGGCGCGGTGCTTGCCCTCCAGCACGGCTCGGGGGTTTCTCTGTGGCGCTTGGCCGACGGGCAGCCCTGGCCGTTTCCTCCGGATCCTGCGGGTTCGCCTGCCATCCACTCGGTCGCCTTTGATGCGGCAGGCCACCACATGGCTGTGGGCCGCTCACCCGGCTACGCCCAGCTCTGGGACCTGCACACCGGGCGGCGCCTGCGCTCCTTCGTGGGGCACGCGGCTCCGGTCAGCGCCTTGGGCCTCGCGGGAGGCCGGCTGCTCAGCGCCGCCAGGGACGGCACCGTACGGGTGTGGGACACCGCGACCGGCGCCGCACTGGCGACCGAGCGGGTGTCCGGCAACAGCAACGGCCGGGCGGTGGGCGCTGCCGTTCTTACTCCGGACGGCGGAACGTACGCGGCACTGACCACGGACGGCGAGGTGTGGCTGGGGCGCGTGGGCAAACGCGGCCTGACCCGGCTGGACGTGGACAACGGGCGCGATCTGGCCCTGAATGCGGCGGGCGATCTGCTGGCAGTGAGCGGGCACAGCGAGCGGGGACTGGCTGTGGTGGACCTCCGGACGGGACAGATACGGGCCCGCCTGCCAAACGGATCGGCATTCGGCCGAGGGCAGCGGGTGGCCTGGGCACCCTGGGGCGACCTCCTCGCAGAGCAGATCGGCAACGGGCAGGGGGCCACTTCCAGCGACGTGCAGGTTCGGCCCCTTGCCCTACCCGCCAAACTGGTGGGAACGGGTGGGCGCCCTTAA
- a CDS encoding TolB family protein, giving the protein MVMRRILFLAFLLLSVAQAASAPLVVNIADDFWTWTGAQGWQQRTHWGGNGPPVLSPDGRKIAYASVAEGSLDTSRVTGEATNIWVLDLTTWKATRLTSQPAAISTGQGVMRSTPAWSPDGTSLAWTQRIQRAQDGKRPPETVILARYAFPGGATRVILTAVPDLSGTPGPIGLLWSPAGLVVLGAASSSTAVASTYVLDASGRVVRRLGDEALVSHLTHLGSSVFFGSFFNEEAFYSLTGRGHVLRRPGTFERLVAVRAPERLSVQVWWPAEGRDHTDCALMRSGRRLHTWTCGPAVYGGPVFQDFLDLAYDIAVSPNGGQVAYVVDDTVFVDDGQGARRILALHGRSMSGMVWGPAEFRVP; this is encoded by the coding sequence ATGGTGATGCGCCGCATTCTGTTCCTCGCCTTCCTGCTGCTGTCGGTGGCCCAGGCGGCCTCCGCCCCGCTCGTCGTGAACATCGCGGATGATTTCTGGACGTGGACGGGAGCGCAGGGCTGGCAGCAGCGCACCCACTGGGGCGGGAACGGCCCGCCAGTGCTGTCCCCGGATGGCCGCAAGATCGCCTACGCCTCGGTGGCCGAGGGCAGCCTCGACACCTCTCGCGTGACCGGAGAGGCCACGAACATCTGGGTCCTGGACCTGACTACCTGGAAGGCCACCCGGCTCACCAGCCAACCAGCTGCCATCTCGACAGGCCAGGGTGTGATGCGTTCGACGCCCGCGTGGTCACCCGATGGAACCTCGCTCGCCTGGACCCAGCGGATCCAGCGCGCACAGGATGGGAAGCGTCCCCCGGAAACAGTGATCCTCGCCCGGTACGCCTTCCCGGGCGGTGCCACCCGGGTGATCCTGACGGCTGTTCCAGACCTGTCCGGCACTCCCGGGCCCATCGGCCTGCTGTGGAGCCCGGCGGGTCTGGTCGTGCTGGGCGCCGCGAGCAGCTCCACGGCCGTGGCGTCCACGTATGTGCTCGACGCCTCGGGCCGCGTGGTGCGGCGCTTGGGCGACGAAGCACTGGTGAGTCATCTCACCCACCTCGGCTCCTCGGTGTTCTTCGGGTCCTTTTTCAATGAGGAGGCCTTCTACAGCCTCACGGGGCGCGGGCACGTCCTGCGGCGGCCTGGCACGTTCGAGCGCCTGGTGGCCGTGCGCGCGCCGGAGCGGCTCAGCGTTCAGGTCTGGTGGCCGGCCGAGGGGCGGGACCACACCGACTGCGCGCTGATGCGCTCTGGCCGGCGCCTGCACACCTGGACCTGCGGCCCCGCCGTGTACGGCGGCCCCGTGTTCCAGGATTTTCTCGATCTCGCCTACGACATCGCCGTCTCGCCCAATGGCGGGCAGGTCGCGTACGTCGTGGACGATACCGTCTTCGTGGACGACGGGCAGGGAGCACGCAGAATCCTGGCCCTGCACGGACGGTCCATGAGCGGCATGGTCTGGGGACCGGCGGAATTCCGCGTGCCGTGA
- a CDS encoding response regulator gives MTRALLIEDHEADAQLLWEVLELAGMDWTVEHVTTFAEAGQRWPGGCFDVLLLDLDLPDGLGLELLARALTLAQEAAVVVLSGLADGELATRARHLGARGYVVKGLNAAEDLRQIMASSGSGQVLK, from the coding sequence ATGACCCGGGCCCTCCTCATCGAGGATCACGAGGCCGACGCACAGCTGCTGTGGGAAGTGCTGGAGCTGGCTGGCATGGACTGGACGGTAGAACACGTGACGACCTTTGCGGAAGCGGGCCAGCGCTGGCCTGGGGGATGTTTTGACGTGCTGCTGCTGGATCTGGACCTGCCAGACGGCCTGGGCCTGGAACTGCTTGCCCGCGCACTCACTCTGGCGCAGGAAGCTGCCGTGGTGGTCCTGAGCGGGCTGGCAGACGGCGAGCTGGCCACACGGGCGAGGCACTTGGGCGCCAGGGGCTATGTCGTCAAGGGACTGAACGCGGCCGAGGATCTTCGCCAGATCATGGCATCATCCGGCTCTGGTCAGGTCTTGAAGTAG
- a CDS encoding ATP-binding protein: MMDLSLLNSPQLGAPDAVYLLAHLLRVTQALAAVRQPNEVFDIILNDGLTALNAISGTVLIVQGGRLHVTARKGQDTASIWQDGDLEGHRPSPDALRSNTPLFFRKAGELVAAYPDLEARTGGVAAVANAVLPMVEGGRPLGVIVLDFEAPHEFTPDEEYFLRTLAGQCALALERTQLSRTLERQAQGRAAELEAFVQFSELADTETDVLVLSGRVVDMLGVLFPGCTSVYYALESGRWRAKVHTDDLEANPGLLGAIQAGMPLDTPLFAEAMRTGEPVFVEGWNPEVEQFAQTEAYQSVAVYPLSMEGTLQAMFALGVKDQPHWSPHHQAVFRAVGRSLGLALERTETARRLAAQNAELLARTQALEGVARLSGDLVGGGDHLTLVQRTQHLVLSLLPPGYAAYFENVEGRWRAQVQVGDVGNPALQQAIDAGFPVGRTPTLDHCTQTLEPYFIEAYAPDTDIDPEVAGHLRAAACLPVMVGGRVIGIFNVPLFNERRWDAADKALLVTAVHSLGLTLERAQSVFALARRTEELERSNAELAQFAYVASHDLQEPLRTITSFSQLLSRRYGGQLDERADSYIQFIGDATARMGTLLQDLLAFSRVGSAPMQHRPVDLRVLMEQVLQDLQAQVDQTGARVVVGPLPTVPGDATQLRQLFQNLIGNALKFHHPERAPDVQIVAQEHGSYVTVRIADNGIGIAPDYFERIFTIFQRLHTRETYEGSGMGLAIARKIVERHGGRVWLESTPGHGTTFQVSLPAEGS, translated from the coding sequence ATGATGGACCTCTCCCTACTGAACTCGCCCCAGCTGGGAGCGCCGGACGCCGTGTACCTGCTCGCACACCTTCTGCGCGTGACGCAGGCCCTGGCGGCGGTCCGTCAGCCGAACGAGGTCTTCGATATTATTCTCAACGATGGGCTGACGGCCCTGAACGCCATCTCCGGCACGGTCTTGATTGTTCAGGGAGGGCGGCTTCACGTCACGGCTCGCAAGGGTCAGGACACCGCCAGCATCTGGCAGGACGGCGACCTAGAAGGTCACAGGCCCAGTCCAGATGCGTTGCGCTCGAATACTCCGCTGTTCTTTCGCAAGGCCGGCGAGCTGGTCGCCGCGTACCCGGACCTCGAAGCCCGGACAGGCGGTGTGGCCGCCGTCGCCAACGCGGTCCTGCCGATGGTGGAAGGGGGTCGTCCGCTGGGCGTGATCGTGCTGGACTTTGAAGCGCCCCATGAATTCACCCCGGACGAGGAGTACTTCCTGCGAACCCTGGCCGGGCAGTGTGCCCTGGCGCTGGAGCGCACGCAGCTCTCCAGGACCCTGGAACGGCAGGCGCAGGGCCGCGCCGCCGAGCTTGAGGCCTTCGTTCAGTTCTCCGAACTGGCCGACACCGAGACGGACGTGCTGGTGCTGTCCGGGCGGGTCGTGGATATGTTGGGCGTGCTCTTTCCCGGCTGCACCAGCGTCTACTACGCGCTGGAGAGTGGCCGGTGGCGGGCCAAGGTCCACACCGATGATCTGGAGGCCAATCCGGGTTTGCTGGGCGCCATTCAGGCCGGGATGCCGCTGGACACCCCACTTTTCGCAGAGGCCATGCGGACGGGCGAACCGGTCTTCGTCGAAGGCTGGAATCCTGAGGTCGAGCAGTTCGCGCAGACAGAGGCGTATCAGAGCGTGGCGGTTTATCCGCTCAGCATGGAAGGCACCCTCCAGGCGATGTTTGCGCTGGGCGTCAAGGACCAGCCACACTGGTCCCCCCATCATCAGGCGGTCTTCCGTGCCGTGGGCCGCAGTCTGGGGCTGGCCCTGGAGCGGACCGAGACCGCCCGGCGGCTCGCCGCTCAGAACGCCGAATTGCTGGCCCGCACGCAGGCGCTGGAGGGGGTCGCACGGCTCTCGGGCGATCTGGTCGGAGGCGGCGATCACCTGACCCTAGTGCAGCGCACGCAGCATCTGGTGCTCTCGCTGCTGCCGCCCGGCTACGCCGCCTACTTCGAGAACGTGGAGGGGAGATGGCGCGCTCAGGTGCAGGTGGGCGACGTGGGCAACCCGGCCCTCCAGCAGGCCATCGACGCCGGCTTCCCGGTGGGCCGGACGCCCACCCTGGATCACTGTACCCAGACCCTGGAACCGTACTTCATCGAGGCCTATGCGCCGGACACCGACATCGATCCGGAAGTGGCGGGCCACCTGCGCGCGGCAGCCTGTCTGCCCGTGATGGTGGGGGGCCGGGTGATCGGCATTTTCAATGTGCCGTTGTTCAACGAGCGGCGCTGGGATGCGGCCGACAAGGCCTTGCTGGTCACGGCAGTCCACAGCCTGGGCCTGACGCTGGAGCGTGCCCAGAGCGTCTTCGCCCTGGCGCGGCGCACCGAGGAATTGGAGCGCAGCAACGCGGAACTCGCGCAGTTCGCCTACGTGGCCTCGCATGACCTGCAAGAGCCGCTCCGGACCATCACCAGCTTCTCGCAGCTCCTGTCGCGGCGCTACGGCGGACAGCTTGATGAGCGGGCCGATAGCTATATCCAGTTCATCGGGGACGCGACTGCGCGGATGGGCACGCTGTTACAGGATCTGCTGGCCTTCTCGCGGGTGGGCTCCGCGCCGATGCAGCACAGACCGGTGGATCTCAGGGTACTGATGGAGCAGGTTCTGCAGGACCTGCAGGCCCAGGTAGACCAGACGGGCGCGCGGGTTGTCGTCGGGCCACTGCCCACGGTGCCGGGTGACGCCACCCAGCTGCGCCAGCTCTTTCAGAACCTGATAGGCAACGCCCTCAAATTCCACCACCCCGAGCGGGCGCCGGACGTGCAGATCGTAGCGCAGGAGCACGGCTCATACGTCACCGTGCGGATCGCGGACAACGGCATTGGGATCGCTCCGGACTACTTCGAGCGCATCTTTACCATCTTCCAGCGGCTGCATACCCGCGAGACCTACGAGGGCAGCGGAATGGGCCTGGCCATCGCGCGCAAGATCGTGGAACGTCATGGGGGCCGGGTGTGGCTGGAGAGCACGCCTGGACACGGCACCACCTTCCAGGTCAGTCTGCCTGCGGAGGGGTCATGA
- a CDS encoding DeoR/GlpR family DNA-binding transcription regulator translates to MTAPLAEERLTRILDLLARQGTVRTVALTEHLGISGATARRDLDVLAQRGLIRKVHGGAALASQDQRYSDRQQAEQGGKARLAQRVPALLQPGQTVYLDAGTTALQVAQALRRTPALTRTLRVVTHAIDVAYELNGECALYVVGGEIYGSTYSVTGPDALATVERYSYDIFLVGCTSIDPGRGLTNSNLVEAQQKAAIMRRAQRSLLIADHSKWGHAGFATFAALADVSAWITDCAPAEAKLAFGAVGAQVIEADSPARLERAVG, encoded by the coding sequence ATGACCGCCCCGCTCGCCGAGGAACGCCTGACCCGGATTCTTGACCTGTTGGCCCGTCAGGGGACGGTGCGGACGGTAGCGCTGACGGAGCACCTGGGCATCAGCGGCGCGACGGCGCGGCGAGACCTTGATGTGCTGGCGCAACGCGGCCTGATTCGCAAGGTACATGGCGGCGCGGCGCTGGCGAGCCAGGATCAGCGCTACAGCGACCGCCAGCAGGCCGAGCAGGGAGGCAAAGCTCGCCTGGCGCAACGGGTGCCGGCACTCCTTCAGCCAGGGCAGACTGTATATCTGGACGCTGGAACAACAGCCTTGCAGGTCGCCCAGGCGCTGCGCCGGACGCCTGCCCTGACCCGCACGCTGCGGGTGGTCACACACGCCATTGACGTCGCGTATGAACTCAATGGAGAGTGTGCGCTGTACGTGGTGGGCGGAGAGATCTATGGATCGACCTACAGCGTGACTGGCCCGGACGCATTGGCTACCGTGGAGCGTTACTCCTACGACATTTTTCTGGTGGGCTGCACCAGCATTGACCCCGGACGCGGCCTGACCAACAGTAACCTGGTCGAGGCCCAGCAGAAGGCGGCGATCATGCGCCGCGCGCAGCGGAGCCTGTTGATCGCGGACCACAGCAAGTGGGGTCACGCCGGATTCGCCACCTTCGCGGCGCTGGCTGACGTGAGTGCCTGGATCACCGACTGCGCCCCGGCGGAAGCAAAACTTGCTTTTGGGGCCGTGGGCGCGCAGGTGATTGAGGCCGACAGCCCAGCACGGCTGGAAAGAGCGGTGGGTTAG